In Desulfobacterales bacterium, the DNA window TAATGATGGAAATTCTGTTTTCCGGCTTTGAAGTCTGCCGACGGGTTCGCACCGACCCGGAGGTAAAGCATATTCCCATTATCGGTATTTCCGGCATGGGAAATGAAATCGGTGTCAAATTCGACCAAGTTGCGGATCAAGAGTATTTTTCACCCGATGAATACATGGAAAAGCCGGTGGATAAGGATGCCTTGCTTCAAAAAATAAAGGCTCTGCTGCGGATGTAACCAGATAGCATATTGGCTTTACGAAAGAAAACCATCGGCCATCTCAATAGGTGATCGGGCCGGAGCCTGTCCCGACCCGACTATCAAATCAGCTCCCGAAATTCCGCCAGGGCGCGCTCGATGATAATGGCAAACCCCATCCCTTCAAATTTATGGGTGATCTCCTTATAGGTGTTGACGCCGATCACCTTCCCGCCTTTTGTCACGAGCGGGCCCCCGCTGTTTCCCGGATAAATTTTGGCATCGGTTTTGGCGAAGTCACCTTCAACGCCCGAAAGGGTGCCGGAAGCAACCGAATTTCTGAATTCCAGCGGATTTCCGATGGCGTACACCGCATCCCCATCGGCGGTCTCATTGAATCGGGCCGGTTCTAGAAACGGGGTGCTAACCCCGTCCACTTTTAGCAGCGCCAAATCATAATTCTCGCTGCGCTTCACCAGATATGCGGAAAGGGTCGTATTATCGGCCAGAATAACGCT includes these proteins:
- a CDS encoding response regulator — translated: MAKKKILVIDDNADYRFTMGVFLARNGFEVINAENGEIGWKMIKEQHPDLVLLDVMMEILFSGFEVCRRVRTDPEVKHIPIIGISGMGNEIGVKFDQVADQEYFSPDEYMEKPVDKDALLQKIKALLRM